The sequence ATAAAAGATCAGTAAGGTTCTTAACCATGATTTTCCACAGGGAAGAAGTCACTTCTGACTTCTCCCGAGAGGAATTCTCATGAGAGGAAAGActgtgtggctgcagctccagcatgTCCCCACTTAGTGCCACCAAGCCGGAGAGTGGCCTTGCACAAGGCTGGCACCTGTACTGTGAGACCCCTCCATCAGTATCCCCAACAACAACCCAACATGGTGTTTGGGGTTGGGATTCTTGGGGAGAGAGTACAGCATGCGAGGTTTTCTTACCATCCTTGACTACAGAATCCTTTTTTCAAATACTCCCCCAAAATCTGCAGAACACAGTTCACGGGCTGCTGCCCCAAGGGCGCACTACCTGCCTCTTCCACCAGTTGGAGGAAACAGTGTAGAGGGGAGGCTTCTTTGCTGCTGCACCAGCTGAGGGCAGGGCCGGGGTGTCAGGATGCTTCAAGGGGACTCGAAGGCATCACTGTACATAGCTGATCACAAGGAAAAGGCAACAGGACTTTGTCGGCATGTGGAGCAGACCCTTGTTTTTGGAGTCACCATTCATAACTTACAACTGAGCAAGTTGTACCCTGCCCACCTCCGGGAGGCGCCCTTCACACAGCCCCTGGCGTGACTGAGGCCCTTTGGAGTTGTGAGGCCTCAGCAGCCTCTGAAAATAggtttatgttttaaattgttaaaaaaaaaaaagttaagagttGTTGGTCAGAATGTCCAGCACAGTCTCTTTCCCCGTTGACTCCATCCATTGACTCTTGAGTTTTGCTGAAATGGCAGCTTCTCAGGGTGGGGGCAGTAAGGCTCTTAAAGACTGGAGTTTAGACTCAGACCTGAGACTCTCTTCCGTCGCTACTGGAACAGGAATGGTGAGAACACTTATCCCACCAAGCTGAGGTGAATAAGGCATATGAGGGCTCTTATCAATGCCATTAGCAGTCACTTTGTCAAGAAGCTGTCCTCCTGCAGCTCCCTGCCCTCAGGCTTCAGCGACCGGGTTTAAAAGAGAGAATTGTGCCTAAACTTTAGGATTTGCTCTGAGCCTGAAAGAGACAGGACCCTTGGACACTGGACTCTACCCAGAATCTCTTTCccttatttctaaacatttttgcTGCCATATATAGGCATTAAGTAAGTCCTTGGGTCAAAACTCTCATTACCCTGGATTCCTTGTATATGCACCATCATATTTATatccaaaacataaaaacagaatataccCCTGACCTCACCGGTGGCAGTGTTGATGGCAGCGTCTCTCCGGATCACTTGTTAACCAGAACATGAGCGGTCATATTTCCCAAGAGCAGGAGAATGAGGATTTGCAAAGCCTCCCCAGAGCACATGTTGTGATTTGGGATTTCAGGAGGATAAAACGAATGTCTCCAGGGAGGTACATGAATGGAAAACCAGACAGATCGGTAGGGTTACATTTCATAATTTGCTGTGTGTTTTTAATCATGCTAAGTTGCTGACCAACCTGCAAAACGTCAACCACTCTTACCAGTTCTTCCTAACAGCACTGGGTTCCCCCCTTGAGGAATTTCTCCTTCCAGAGGTATTTTCCCTTAGGTCCCAGAGCTGTGGGATGAGGCGCCCTGCTTGGCGGTGCTGAGTGCTGACGCTTGTACATTAGCACTGGTCTCCGTGCAGCCAGCCGCGTCTCCTCCAGGGTCCCTCTCAGCCGCCCTGCTTCTGCAGAAACCTCTCTGTCTGGACCATCTGGCCAGCAGCAGTTTCCAGGCTGCTGCTCTATACTTCTTTGAAATGAGGTTGTAGAGGATGGGGTTGATGGATGCGCTCAGATAGAAAAGTTGCAGAGCAACGATGTTAAAATACTGAGAGAAGTACATCATCCGGGAATCTTCAGTATTTATGTAAATGATTCTGCCAACGTGGAAAGGCAACCAGCAAACTATAAAGGCCAGAACCACCACCActgcaaaacaaaacatgcaCCAGGATTAGCCAAAGCAAGTAAGGGTCCCCGGGAAACCATCTGAAGGAATAagtaacaggaaaataaataagataaagctTTTCCTAGCCAAATTCCACGCCAGAAAAACTACCAGGCTGCAGATAGCAACgatatttactttaaaagtatTTGGCTCACTATCAAGGACATGAACCAAAAGGAGCAATTTGTACTAACAAGCTGTTCTGGCATGCTTCCTTCCACAAACCCATTTCAGAGATGGGTTCTCTGTTTTCCGTTGAAAAGGATCCTGCATACCTACACAatcttttatgtatgtatgtatgtatgtattttgataTGGGCATGACTCACTTTAGTCTTCCTGATCATTTAACACTAAGTAAAGAAACTTTTAGCTTAACGTGACCTACCCCATCTTTTCCAGGGTACTGTGGGTAATTCCACCTCTTCGGCCTCGAAGAGAGGCAGGCGGCTTAGGAGCCTGCGGTTACCCATCTTGCAGTAGCCTATCTCGCTAATCACAGTGAGTTTGGAAAAGCGTTGCTGTTGACTGGACCTCGGTATCCCACCCTCAGGGAGGGCCCGGGGTGACCCAGAACTCCTGGAAAAAGGGGATGGTTTTCTTGGAAACTAGAGGAACAGGCAGGTGGGGGCTTGTGTAGAACGAGAGAAGGAAACATGGCCAGGAGAGGCGCCAAGGGAGACCCGGGGAAGAGGACACAGCCCGGACCGCGGGTTGGGGTGTTTGGAACAGGGCGGCGCCACTTACGCAGGACGCGGACGGTCTGCCGGTGGCCCTTCTCCCGCCCGGGGATGGCCCGGCTTCGCAGCGGCCCGCGGCTCCGCCACAGCTCCCGCCCGATGAGCCCGTAGAGGACGCTGAGGCACAGGAAGGGCAGGAAGAAGTAGGCGGTGGTGACCCACAGCATGACGCGCAGTGCGCCCAGTTGCGCGGGGCTCGGCCGGCACTCTCGACTGAACAGCGCAGCGGCCGCCGCGGCCTCGGGCGCCGACGGAGGGGACAGCGCTGGCGCCCTAGAGGACCCGAGGAGTGGCGGTGGCGGCGAGGCGGTGAGCTGCGCGGTGCCGTTAAGGTCCTGGACCGCTTGGCGGTCGGGGTCCTGCTCGACGCCCACCAGAAAGAAGAAGGGCCCGGCGGAGAGCAGCGCCACTGCCCACAGCGCGGCAATGAGCGCACGGACGCGGCGCCGAGTAACGAGGACGCGGGCCTGGAGCGGGCGGCAGATGGCGAGGTAGCGCTCCACGCTGAGCGCTGTCATGTGCAGCAGCGTGGCGTAGGTGCAGCCCTCGCCCAGGTAGAGCGAGAGGCGGCAGAGCAGCTGCCCGAACACCCAGGGCCGGGAGCGCCAGAGGCGGTACAGGTCGAAGGGGAGCCCGAGCAGGATGAGCAGGTCGGACACGGCCATGCTGCCCAGGTACAAGTTGGTGGTGGTCCGCATGTCCCGGTAGCGCCCGATCAGCAGCACGGTCACCACGTTGCCGCTCACCCCGACGGCGAACAGGCCCAGGCACACGGCGGTCACCGGCACCAGCGCCCCCAGGGGGAAGGGCGAGCAGCGGCTCTCGTCGCACGGCGGCAGCACGGCCCACGGCGGCTCGCCCGTGCCCTCTACGCCGTCGCTGCGGTTCTCCGGGTTGCCCATGAGCGCGCCGCGTGGAGCGGAGGCACGGGACGTCCGCCGGGTCCCTCTGCGCCGCGGAGACCCCGGGCTGGGCCGGGAGCCTCGCGCACGGCCCCGCTGCCAAAGCTCTTCCTCCAGCGGGCTCGCCCAGCCCCTGACTGCACCGCCTGAGCCCCCGGGTCCCCAGGGTCCCCTTTGAGGGCTGCTGAGCGGGCGGCGCGAAGTCCCCGCCCCCGGCCACCGCCCAGCCCACCCCGGTCCCGCGCCCGCTTCCAGGCCTGTGGTATTCCACGTATTTCAGTCCCTTTCCTCCCCACCAACTGAACGCGGGAGGCGGCCACCGCGCACGAGCCCTGCCCCGACACGGGAGGCGATTTCTGAATCCAGCGAGGTTGGTTATTGGACCCGGCGGAGCGCGCTCGCTTTTGTGCGTCGGGATCCGAGGGGGATCTTCCGAGGGACCTCGGCTGGTGGCGGCGTCTTGATGGTTCGGGAAGGTCCCACGATACTAATAATAGGAGGGGAGCCTAGGCCAGAATCtaggctccctccctccctcccgtgtTCTGGTCGTGGCCCTGCGACCGAATCATCTTGGAACTGTCCCAGCCTCGCCCAGCCCAGTTCTCCTTCTCTAAATTTTCAACCGGTGATGGAGTTGACCAAATAATTTCAGCGATCTCGTATTACTCTAAAATCTATGGGCATGCCCATGGCTACTCATGTTAAAGAACAAGGCCTAAGTATTTGAGTTTACATCCGAGTACTTGAACATCTGCTCTATTGTTCGTTATGTACAAAATATGCTATAAACTTAATAAAGCAGAGTATTGGCCAACACCAGAAAGAGCTAAAATTCTGGGAAAAAGACGAAAACCGATTTATGAGTCAGTTCGTTATAGTCCTAATGACAACAGCGGATGCCGAGTGCCCGGGCTGTGTGTGATGTTTGCTTTCCCTTTAATCCTCATGTCCTTGGAACTGAGTTCCTTCTCTCTTTGCGAAGGTTTTCCCATCCCTTCTACAGAGGTTTAAATCCTCTACTTCTTTTTCCAagtttcccttcctccttctggaaCTGAAACCGGGCTTTGCCCTGGAGACTCGCTTTACTGCGGTCCTCTCTCAAAGGCGGAGCCGCGGGCTTGGAGTGGGGCTGCCTGTCACCTTCCTGTCATTGCTGTTCCCAGCCATACTAACCCCTCGCTGAGAATCCAACTTCCTCGCATTCTGCCCTCTCCAGCCtcttcccagtccctcctcctcGTTCTTGACACTCTTGGTGCCTGACCCCCACTCTCTCAAGCACTCCTCCTGAAAACATTCACATCCCGGCACAATTCCTTTGACTCTCTATCAGTGAGCTTGTCCTCCACCCACCTCAGGCAGCAGCTCCTGGGGACATCCCTTAGGCCATGTCATTACCAGGACCTGGAAGCCCTCCTTCATCTCAGTTGCAGCCATCCCAACTTCTGCCCTTCCAAcccctgtcttccttccttccttccttccttccttccttccttccttccttcctttttctttttcgttttcgGGCTgtatccctggcatatggaggttcccagtctaggggtccaatcagagctgcagctgccacctataccacagctcacagccacgccagatcccccacccactgagcgaggccagcaatcaaccccgtgtcctcatggatactagtcagatttgtttctgctgcaccaagacaggaattccaggcccctatctttttttttttttttttttttaatgatttttatttttcccattag is a genomic window of Phacochoerus africanus isolate WHEZ1 chromosome 13, ROS_Pafr_v1, whole genome shotgun sequence containing:
- the MLNR gene encoding motilin receptor — translated: MGNPENRSDGVEGTGEPPWAVLPPCDESRCSPFPLGALVPVTAVCLGLFAVGVSGNVVTVLLIGRYRDMRTTTNLYLGSMAVSDLLILLGLPFDLYRLWRSRPWVFGQLLCRLSLYLGEGCTYATLLHMTALSVERYLAICRPLQARVLVTRRRVRALIAALWAVALLSAGPFFFLVGVEQDPDRQAVQDLNGTAQLTASPPPPLLGSSRAPALSPPSAPEAAAAAALFSRECRPSPAQLGALRVMLWVTTAYFFLPFLCLSVLYGLIGRELWRSRGPLRSRAIPGREKGHRQTVRVLLVVVLAFIVCWLPFHVGRIIYINTEDSRMMYFSQYFNIVALQLFYLSASINPILYNLISKKYRAAAWKLLLARWSRQRGFCRSRAAERDPGGDAAGCTETSANVQASALSTAKQGASSHSSGT